A genomic region of Arachis hypogaea cultivar Tifrunner chromosome 5, arahy.Tifrunner.gnm2.J5K5, whole genome shotgun sequence contains the following coding sequences:
- the LOC140184872 gene encoding uncharacterized mitochondrial protein AtMg00860-like yields the protein MEWERLTTVTKVRSFLDLAGYYRRFIEGFSQIALPMTKLTRKEVPFVWMLECEESFQTLKKKLTSAPILILPELHEPFEVYCDASLKGLGYMLLQHRNVVAYASC from the coding sequence ATGGAATGGGAGAGACTGACTACGGTGACCAAGGTTAGGAGTTTCTTGGATTTGGCTGGATACTACCGAAGGTTCATCGAGGGATTTTCTCAAATTGCACTACCAATGACTAAGTTAACAAGGAAAGAGGTACCGTTTGTGTGGATGTTAGAGTGTGAAGAAAGTTTTCagactttgaaaaagaaattaacgtCAGCACCTATTTTAATTCTACCTGAACTACACGAAccgtttgaggtgtactgtgatgcttcGTTGAAGGGTTTGGGTTACATGTTGTTGCAACACCGAAACGTAGTGGCTTACGCATCATGTTAG